A genomic window from Prosthecobacter sp. SYSU 5D2 includes:
- a CDS encoding PQQ-binding-like beta-propeller repeat protein, translated as MRLLFPLLAITTFASAEDWPEFRGPSSQGQTAVTGLPTEWNPDFKKNILWKAPVPGIGWSSPVVVGDRIYLTSAVAAGGTDKPEVDRSLRTLCLQAADGKVVWDVEVFVQPKDAPQVHKKNSHASPTPVHEDGKLYVHFGHQGSACLNAADGSVVWKTQAFAYNPVHGNGGSPVIEGGLFIFNADADVNPSVIALDKTTGKQVWKFARVSEAKNKFSFSTPLMIEVNGQRQLISAGSGVVNALDPQTGKEIWKARYDQGYSVVPRPLYAHGMIYVTTGYGKPVALAIRADGKGDVTDTHIAWKIEKFVPHNPSMVVVGDELYFVADNGVLTCADVKTGTVHYQERCTGPISASILHADGRLYLQDEKGLGVVVQPGKSFRILAKNDMKERSLASYAVVENDFLIRTESHLWRVGK; from the coding sequence ATGCGCCTTTTGTTTCCCCTCCTCGCCATTACCACCTTTGCATCGGCTGAAGACTGGCCGGAATTTCGCGGACCTTCCAGCCAGGGCCAGACCGCCGTCACCGGCCTGCCCACGGAGTGGAACCCGGACTTCAAAAAGAACATCCTGTGGAAAGCTCCGGTGCCGGGCATCGGCTGGTCATCGCCGGTGGTGGTGGGCGACCGCATTTATCTGACCTCCGCCGTGGCTGCGGGCGGCACGGACAAACCGGAAGTGGATCGCAGTCTGCGCACCCTTTGCCTCCAGGCCGCCGATGGAAAAGTGGTGTGGGATGTGGAGGTGTTTGTGCAGCCGAAAGATGCGCCCCAGGTGCACAAAAAGAACAGCCACGCCAGCCCCACGCCCGTGCACGAGGACGGCAAGCTGTATGTCCACTTTGGCCACCAGGGCAGCGCCTGCCTGAATGCCGCCGACGGCAGCGTGGTGTGGAAGACGCAGGCCTTTGCGTACAATCCGGTGCATGGCAACGGCGGCAGCCCTGTCATCGAAGGCGGGCTGTTTATCTTCAATGCCGATGCCGATGTGAACCCGTCCGTCATCGCTCTGGACAAGACCACCGGCAAGCAGGTGTGGAAATTTGCCCGCGTCAGCGAGGCGAAGAACAAGTTCTCCTTCAGCACGCCGCTGATGATCGAGGTCAACGGCCAGCGCCAGCTCATCAGCGCCGGCAGCGGTGTGGTGAATGCGCTGGACCCGCAGACCGGCAAGGAAATCTGGAAGGCGCGTTATGACCAGGGCTACTCCGTCGTACCGCGCCCACTTTATGCGCATGGCATGATCTACGTCACCACCGGTTATGGCAAACCTGTCGCCCTGGCCATCCGCGCCGACGGGAAGGGCGATGTCACGGATACCCACATCGCCTGGAAGATTGAGAAATTTGTCCCGCACAATCCCAGCATGGTCGTGGTGGGAGATGAACTGTACTTTGTGGCGGACAATGGCGTGCTGACCTGTGCCGATGTGAAGACCGGCACGGTGCATTATCAGGAGCGCTGCACCGGCCCCATCAGCGCCTCCATCCTGCATGCCGACGGCAGGCTGTACCTCCAGGATGAAAAAGGCCTGGGCGTGGTGGTGCAGCCGGGGAAGAGCTTTCGCATCCTGGCCAAGAACGACATGAAAGAGCGCTCCCTGGCCTCCTATGCCGTGGTGGAGAATGATTTCCTGATCCGCACGGAAAGCCACCTGTGGCGTGTTGGGAAATGA
- a CDS encoding SBBP repeat-containing protein, producing the protein MTFLRCTLPLFLAVSLQAAEPAFEWVAAGGGVKNDKTRAVNVDAEGNVFLAGETTGEGSFGELKREALGTSDFFLAKVSPEGKFLWVRSLGGSLVDRGYGVVTDPTGNAYVTGHYQSTDAKALGQVLPNAGDYDIFVAKYGPDGDLLWIRTAGGAGYDYGHGIALDSKGHIVVSGALVGESKFGDVVVNAGSKSRAVWWAKYDAQGSLMWVKTTSGKFSGSGHGIAVDGQDNIYVGGSGSGAGQAGQVALGSPTGQAAWVMKTAPDGEAVWASVIPGAPSAGFHEITVDAQGRVWGAGMFKEKLAFGIEVFATTGAKDSDGFLAHFSPEGKPQWCRVVQGPGVDYCLGVATDGTGRAFVTGEFSATALMAGQKLVSQGATDIYTAAFDSAGKLEWVYPNGGIKGDNAYSLVWRPGYLILGGATTGPSTFGEHPMNLSGAAEAHAAKFKLNSK; encoded by the coding sequence ATGACATTTCTCCGCTGCACCCTTCCCTTGTTCCTGGCTGTCTCCTTGCAGGCAGCAGAACCCGCCTTTGAATGGGTGGCTGCCGGAGGAGGCGTCAAAAACGACAAGACCCGCGCCGTCAATGTGGATGCTGAGGGCAATGTTTTCCTGGCTGGCGAGACCACCGGCGAGGGCAGCTTCGGCGAGCTGAAGCGGGAAGCTCTGGGTACTTCCGATTTCTTCCTGGCCAAGGTTTCCCCCGAAGGCAAATTCCTGTGGGTGCGCAGCCTGGGAGGCAGCCTGGTGGATCGCGGTTACGGCGTGGTGACCGATCCCACCGGCAATGCCTACGTAACCGGCCATTACCAAAGCACAGACGCCAAAGCCCTGGGCCAGGTGCTGCCCAATGCCGGTGATTATGACATTTTTGTGGCCAAGTACGGACCGGACGGTGACCTGCTCTGGATCCGCACGGCCGGTGGTGCGGGTTATGACTACGGGCACGGCATCGCCCTGGACAGCAAGGGCCATATCGTGGTCTCCGGTGCCCTGGTGGGTGAGAGCAAGTTTGGCGACGTGGTGGTCAATGCAGGCAGCAAATCCAGGGCCGTCTGGTGGGCCAAGTATGATGCGCAGGGTTCCTTGATGTGGGTCAAAACCACTTCTGGTAAATTCTCCGGCAGCGGTCATGGCATCGCCGTGGACGGGCAGGACAACATCTATGTGGGCGGCAGTGGCAGCGGTGCGGGCCAGGCGGGCCAAGTGGCACTCGGCTCCCCCACCGGGCAGGCCGCCTGGGTGATGAAGACCGCTCCGGACGGTGAGGCCGTCTGGGCTTCTGTCATTCCCGGAGCCCCAAGCGCGGGCTTTCATGAAATCACCGTGGATGCCCAGGGGCGCGTCTGGGGAGCGGGCATGTTCAAAGAGAAGCTCGCCTTTGGCATCGAGGTTTTCGCAACGACGGGTGCGAAAGACAGCGACGGTTTTCTGGCTCATTTTTCCCCAGAAGGGAAGCCGCAATGGTGCCGGGTGGTCCAGGGTCCGGGCGTGGATTATTGCCTGGGCGTGGCCACGGACGGCACCGGGCGGGCCTTTGTGACCGGGGAGTTTTCTGCCACCGCCCTGATGGCCGGACAAAAGCTGGTCTCCCAGGGAGCCACGGACATCTACACGGCAGCTTTCGACTCCGCAGGCAAGCTGGAATGGGTGTATCCGAATGGCGGCATCAAAGGCGACAATGCCTATTCCCTGGTCTGGAGGCCCGGATATTTGATCCTGGGCGGAGCCACCACGGGCCCCTCCACCTTTGGCGAGCATCCGATGAATTTATCCGGCGCGGCGGAGGCTCATGCCGCCAAGTTTAAACTGAATTCCAAATAA